AAATATAGCGGTTCATAAATACGTTCGATCCGGTATTCACGGGAGATTGCGAGTGCTGTGGCATAATCCTCCCCGTAACTGACGTTCGGGATTTTGATTTGCCGGAGTAATGGCGTGTAAAATGCTCGGGGCGCCCCCAGCCCGTTAATACGTAAGGCGTTGTTACGCCCGTTGTCCGGCGTCCATTCCTTGTGGTCAATGATGCCGGGAGGTATTTCTTCCAGCTTGAAATTAACCATCTTGTAACTACCGATAATCATGGCACATTGATGTTTGTGGAACGTGTCGACAATGCGTTGGAGTACGTGTCGATTGATGTACAAATCATCACTATCCAACTGGATGGCGAATCGTCCGCAATGTTCGCTCATGATGGCATGTGTCCAGCATCCCCCGATGCCGAGGTCGGTGCGAGGGGGAATGATATGGATTATTTGCGAGTGCTTTTGGGCCATCTTTTTAACAATAGCGGTCGTGTCGTCGGTGGAATGATTGTCGATAACGAGAATATTATACTTGAAATTGGTCTGTTGTGAAAAGACGGATCGTATCGCTTCCGCAATGGTCTTTTCCCGGTTGCGGACGGGAATAATAACCGAGACTTCAGTTTCAAAATGCTCGTCTTGGAACGGGACGGTTTTGAATGCAGGAGGCAAGTAGGCGCCTATGGCCTTCAAGTGAGCCGTGAAAGCCTGTTCCATTTCAATTTGTACTTCCCGGTTACGAGGGTTCACGTAATCAAATTGCTTTTCACCGGAACGTCGGGGATCGTGTTCCTTTTCCGAGTACAGGAATTCGGGAATCCGGAAAATCAATCCTTCCCGGGAAAGACGCAGGCGTAGATCGTAGAGTGCGGCAAAATTGTACTCCGAGTCCATTTCGCTGATCACTTTTTTTAAAACGTCTGTTCTGAATAAAAGTATCGATCCGAAATCAAAATCATCCCTGACACTCCCCAATTGATAGTCAATAGTCGGGTGTGCCGTTTGCGAACCATCTTGTTCCGTGTAATAATCCGAGTAAAGCATGACGGCTCCCGTGGCTTGTGCTACCTGAAGAAAACGTTTTTGCGCATGTTCTCCTAATCGTGGAGTCGGGTATTTCGTGTAGAAAAAGACATAAGGTGAATCTATCGTGGTAACGATTTCCCGTAACGTGGCCGTTTGTTCAAAATGCACGTAGGTCTCTGTTTGTTCGTCCCTTTTTAGCCGGGAAATGGTACAAGAAATAATAGACATAAATTACAAATTTAAGGTTTAAGCCAAAGATATATCTTTTTGTAGAAAGTGCATGAATTTTGGCGTATTTTAAGTGAAAATAAATATCTTTGCGAAGTTACAAATAGAAGATGTTGGAGTTTTTTATAAAGCTATATAGGAATCTTAGGTACACGGGGGTGTTACTTGTTTTGTTGTTCGTTTCCTGGACAACAAAAGGAGGGACCGGTGAGCCCGATTCCCGGATATTAATTATCAGTTCCTACAACCCGGAAACTTCCCAGACGGCTAGGAATATATCGGATTTTATAGAAGAATATGGCCTACTTGGTGGAAAATTTTCGATTGACATAGAGAATATGAATTGTAAAAGTTTCTCCGAGGCTTGTACATGGGAAGGGCGGATGAAAGAATTACTGGATAAGAATATCGAAAAGGGTTTACCGAAGCTCATTATTCTGTTGGGGCAGGAGGCATGGACGGCTTATTGGTCTCAGGATTCACTGATTACCCGGGATGTCCCGATCATGGGAGGGATGGTGAGTCGGAATGCAGTCTTGTTACCGGAGGAGGGTACCGATTTGGAGAACTGGGAGGCGGAGAGTGTGGACGTGATGAGTGATAATATTCGGGAATTAGAGGTTTTTGGCTTTGCTTACGAGTATGACGTGGTAGCGAATCTTCGGTTAATTCTGGATTTTTACCCGGAAACCAAGCATATCGCTTTTATCACGGATAATAGTTACGGGGGAGTCTCTCTGCAGGCTTTGGTGAAGAAGAAGATGAAGGAGAAATTCCCAGAGCTGGATTTGATTCTTTTGGATGGCCGGAAACACACGATTTATTCGATCAGTGATGCTATTGCCCGGTTACCGGAGAAAACGGTTATCTTGTTGGGGACGTGGCGAGTAGATAAAAATGATGGTTATTTTATGCGGAATGCCACGTATTCGATGATGATGGCGAATCCTAAAATTCCGGCTTTCACGATTACTTCTATCGGGATGGGGCATTGGGCTGTCGGGGGATGTGTACCGAAGTACCGGACTGTCGGAAAAGATATGGCCAAACAAGCTTTGGCGTTAGAGAGACAACATGATTCGACCGTGCTGGCGGGTATGCAGATCATTCCGAACGAGTATTGTTTTGATTATACCAAGTTATGTTCAGAGGGATTCTTGAATAAAGCGGAGGTCGAGAATGCTGTTCTTTACAACAAGAAGTTGTCCTATTTCGAGGAATATAAATACCAGATTATAGGGGTTGTTTCGGCTTTTTTAGTTCTGCTGTTCGGTTTTTTCCTAGCCTTATATTTCTATTTTAGAACCAAACGTTTTAAAGATGCCTTGTGGCAGGCCCAGAAAGATAATATCTTAATACTGAATAATGTTAATTCCGGGATCAAGTTTATTCATCCGGATTTCACGATAAAATGGCATAACGGGATTGATTATGATGTCGATCCGGAAAAAATTAAAAGTTCCAAGGGCCAAGTTTGTTATAAAGTTTTGAGAGGACTGGATGAACCTTGTTCTTTCTGTCCGGCGGTAATGGCCATGAAAACGGGAAAAGTGGCTGATGTTGTTGTGAAACATGGGAATTATTACGTGTATATGTTGGCGAATCCTGTTTTTGATGATGATAATAATTTGTTGGGTGTCGTGGTGCGTATGGAGGATATGACCAAGCAAAAGCAGGCGGAGCTAGAGTTACGGAAGGCAAAGGAAAAGGCAGAGGAGTCTGATCGGTTGAAGTCTGCATTTTTGGCTAACATGAGTCACGAGATTCGTACCCCGTTGAATGCTATCG
The window above is part of the Butyricimonas paravirosa genome. Proteins encoded here:
- a CDS encoding sensor histidine kinase produces the protein MLEFFIKLYRNLRYTGVLLVLLFVSWTTKGGTGEPDSRILIISSYNPETSQTARNISDFIEEYGLLGGKFSIDIENMNCKSFSEACTWEGRMKELLDKNIEKGLPKLIILLGQEAWTAYWSQDSLITRDVPIMGGMVSRNAVLLPEEGTDLENWEAESVDVMSDNIRELEVFGFAYEYDVVANLRLILDFYPETKHIAFITDNSYGGVSLQALVKKKMKEKFPELDLILLDGRKHTIYSISDAIARLPEKTVILLGTWRVDKNDGYFMRNATYSMMMANPKIPAFTITSIGMGHWAVGGCVPKYRTVGKDMAKQALALERQHDSTVLAGMQIIPNEYCFDYTKLCSEGFLNKAEVENAVLYNKKLSYFEEYKYQIIGVVSAFLVLLFGFFLALYFYFRTKRFKDALWQAQKDNILILNNVNSGIKFIHPDFTIKWHNGIDYDVDPEKIKSSKGQVCYKVLRGLDEPCSFCPAVMAMKTGKVADVVVKHGNYYVYMLANPVFDDDNNLLGVVVRMEDMTKQKQAELELRKAKEKAEESDRLKSAFLANMSHEIRTPLNAIVGFSGVLTSDDCDAESRHEYVAIIQKNSDLLLRLINDILDISRLETGRLKLSYEEVEIVSLCQSVLATTSYGKRDVVEYVFRTPCEEFILETDVQRLQQILINLLSNANKFTEQGSITLGIEINEEQDCVYFSVTDTGRGIPEDKQKKVFERFEKLDEYVQGTGLGLAICKLTITMMGGDIWVDGDYKEGARFVVRHPLHLDPLSEE
- a CDS encoding glycosyltransferase family 2 protein: MSIISCTISRLKRDEQTETYVHFEQTATLREIVTTIDSPYVFFYTKYPTPRLGEHAQKRFLQVAQATGAVMLYSDYYTEQDGSQTAHPTIDYQLGSVRDDFDFGSILLFRTDVLKKVISEMDSEYNFAALYDLRLRLSREGLIFRIPEFLYSEKEHDPRRSGEKQFDYVNPRNREVQIEMEQAFTAHLKAIGAYLPPAFKTVPFQDEHFETEVSVIIPVRNREKTIAEAIRSVFSQQTNFKYNILVIDNHSTDDTTAIVKKMAQKHSQIIHIIPPRTDLGIGGCWTHAIMSEHCGRFAIQLDSDDLYINRHVLQRIVDTFHKHQCAMIIGSYKMVNFKLEEIPPGIIDHKEWTPDNGRNNALRINGLGAPRAFYTPLLRQIKIPNVSYGEDYATALAISREYRIERIYEPLYLCRRWEGNSDADLNIQRVNANNYYKDKIRMIEILARQQRIENEEQS